From the Streptomyces pluripotens genome, one window contains:
- a CDS encoding SseB family protein has protein sequence MANKNIPDPGYSDDDGSADPRLSAALAAWAEDRSAAGPVLEALKGARLLVPVVAVLGEVEEDENGLRREKTSEMAVPTLKAGHRTALPAFTSTDSLARWDPGARPVAVPLHQALQAAAHEKADTVVLDLAGPVPFELTGPALLALAEGRTSTDPLADPAVVEAVRTLVAEEPAVLRAHLGPGQADGTLALVLDPSAPPAESARAVAERLAADETLRARLVRGLDLAVLPAGTAPPGEPLYVRG, from the coding sequence GTGGCGAACAAGAACATTCCCGACCCCGGCTACTCCGACGACGACGGTTCCGCCGATCCCCGGCTGAGCGCCGCCCTCGCCGCCTGGGCCGAGGACCGCAGTGCCGCAGGTCCCGTCCTGGAAGCGCTCAAGGGCGCCCGCCTGCTCGTCCCCGTCGTCGCCGTACTGGGCGAGGTGGAGGAGGACGAGAACGGGCTGCGCCGGGAGAAGACCAGCGAGATGGCCGTACCCACGCTGAAGGCCGGCCACCGTACCGCCCTGCCCGCCTTCACCTCCACGGACTCCCTCGCGCGCTGGGACCCCGGGGCCCGCCCCGTAGCCGTCCCCCTGCACCAGGCGCTGCAGGCCGCTGCGCACGAGAAGGCGGACACGGTGGTACTGGACCTCGCTGGACCGGTTCCGTTCGAGCTGACCGGCCCGGCGCTGCTCGCCCTTGCCGAGGGCCGCACCAGCACCGATCCGCTCGCCGATCCCGCCGTGGTCGAGGCCGTTCGTACGCTCGTGGCAGAGGAGCCCGCCGTGCTGCGCGCTCATCTCGGGCCCGGGCAGGCCGACGGCACCCTCGCCCTCGTGCTGGACCCGTCCGCCCCACCGGCCGAGTCGGCCCGCGCGGTCGCCGAGCGTCTGGCCGCTGACGAAACACTGAGGGCCCGCCTGGTACGCGGCCTCGACCTGGCGGTACTGCCGGCCGGGACCGCGCCTCCGGGCGAGCCCTTGTACGTACGCGGATGA